One Arachis hypogaea cultivar Tifrunner chromosome 18, arahy.Tifrunner.gnm2.J5K5, whole genome shotgun sequence genomic window, cagaaggctggcgttgaacgccagtttacgtcatcaattcttggccaaagtatggactattatatattgctggaaagccctggatgtctactttccaacgcaattggaagcgcgccatttcgagttctgtagctccagaaaatccactttgagtgcagggaggtcagaatccaacagtatcagcagtccttcttcaacctctgaatctgatttttgctcaagtccctaaatttcagccagaaaatacctgaaatcaaagaaaaacacacaaactcatagtaaagtccagaaatgtgaatttaacataaaaactaatgaaaacatccctaaaagtaactagatcctactaaaaacatattaaaaacaatgtcaaaaagcgtataaattatccgctcatcacgtacgCGTCACTGTGAGATGCgccaattcacgcgcacgcgtcagccatgcgtgcacgtcgctcctcgcttcttagctccttagtttcttgtgttccttccactttaagaTGCTTCCccttcatcctttaagccattcatgccctgtaaacttgaaaacacttaacaaacacatcacggcatcgaatggtataagaaaggaattaaaaattaataaatttaaggcctaggaaatatattttcaaccatatcacaaaattaggaaggaaatgaaaaacatgcaatttacatgaataaatgtgagattagTTGACACAAACCCACTTAATccagtccaaaatatatcataaaatagtggtgcatcaggcGATCCTCGTACAACAACGCATACCAAACCGAAACTATAAGGTCTGGTGAACCGAAAACAGTGAATGCTTTGGGAAAAAAAATTATGAGCATaaaaataaatcgaattgaaacctcaattacctgaaagccacttgttgcctCCGAGGCCATACTTTGTAAGAAAATCGTTCCACTTTTCTATCAAATGCGTCTTTTGTGTAAGAGTTCCAAATAACATGGCTCATCTCTTGTTCAATATCGATGTGCCCCTTGTAGCCATTTAATTTGCTTGGCATCTTTTTCATAATGTGCCAGATGCACCAgcagtgaattgttgttggcatgcacAACTCAATTGCCCTTTGAATCGATGCGCATTGATCGGTAAGAATACCTTTTGGTGCATTCCCTCCCATGCAACGTAACCAACACTCAAATAGGCATTTGAATGATTGGATGTCCTCATTTTTTATCAGCGCGCATCCAAGAAGTGTCGACTGGACGTGGTGAATCACGCCAACAAAAGAACCTAAAACCGAATTGTACCTGCATAAATAACAACCACAAGATGGTGAACCGAAATATATACACTCACTGaacataaaaaatatgtttgaatGAACCGAATACCTGTTTGTGTTATAGGTGGTATCAAATGAAACCACGTCTCTGAAATAATCAAATGCAGCCCTGGTTCTTGCATCAGCCCAGAATGCATGTTTAATGCAGTGATCGCCTTCAAGGTTGAGCTCAAAGAAGAaattttggttcttctctttcattctaactaggtacttcccaaattctttggcatcgtCTTCTTCGGAAATATTCCGTACTCCCCTTGTGATGTAATTCCTTACGTCTTTTTCTATATAACCTAGTTCACGGTGGCTGCCAGCTGCTgccacaaatgattggtaagttttgctcggTCTGATTCCGGCTTCCTCGTGGGCTTCGATGGTGCGACACACAAACATGCTAAGCTccctgtgttgtttgagcatctcAGCCTGGTCTGCACAACAAGGATGTGAGTGATTCAAAACAACTTTGGAAATTGTCCAAAGACCAACATCTTTCATTATGTGTACGTAAATTCTGGCTGGACAATTTAACCCAGCTGAAGGGTTTGTCTTCAAAGTTGGAGATATCTTTGATTTCCACCTCCCCTCTCTAGAGCATacaattagttgattcttaatcttgtcTCCGTCCCGAGTCGTAttccttattttggtagaaaaaattggcaagtttggaataatgtttgtagaactttccagcttcttctagtgtcttgaaaaTCATTCCCACCTTTGGGACAAATTTTTCATCTACAACACAGCTGGTCTGCATGGTGAATCGAAATTTTAATCATAGTGAACCGAAATCTTAATTACGGTAAAACAATTATATAGTTCTTAGGGAACAAAATAGAATATAGTCgtctaattttttttagactCCTTTCTGCTTACCGAACTGAAAACATGAACATGGTGAATCAACTCTTTAGTACTTACCAAACCGAAAAGTTACTCACAATTACTCACAGTTAGTCACAGTTACTCACACTCAcaattacatattatcaattcaattcaattcagatatagatcacctcagtccattcaattcacttcaaataaaattTGCAATTTTATTCCATTGAATGAGataatccaaacctcatcaaattgatACGTTTCGTAAGAATTGTCCAAATCGCattcattcaactgatttgaagttgattcattcattgtttcaattcagaagtgcagatcgaagaagaaaacgaagaagaagatgaacgacGAAGCTAATTACGTTGAAGTCAATCCAAATCCAtaatgcagagaagaaaaacgcGAATAAAAGAGAGCAACGAATTtaattaggttgaagaagaaggagaacaggaagaagaagaagaagaacaggaagaagaaggtTGACGTTGTATGAAAAAGTTTACGTTGAGAAAGATTGATCACGCAAAATAAGGATTAGGTTATATACCTTAGGATTAGGCGCGTGTACAGAAACGACTGTGTGGAGCGTGGAGTGAAAAGGACTTGGATAACAACATTCATGTAATTTTTACATGGATGTAGAGCTTTTccgataaataaacaaaaaagtactcttatattgttatatccaaatataattgataaataaaaggatctttttgcatgaggtattcaaacataaaattatttttactttttcataaaattaaaaaaaaataactaaaaaaaaatcttttttttagaaACTCATTTAAACAAATTCTTAAGTATGGCcaacttttaataaaaatattggccCTAAATTTTTTCATACTAAAATACAAAATGTGCAATAACAATGAGTTAATTAAACaacacacaatatatatatatatataataaagggACGGGGTCGTGGATGAGCTGAGACAGAGGAGAGACATATAGAGGTTTAACTGGGTGAATAATAGAGGGATGGGGTCGTGGATGATGgtcataatttgaaaaataaggaTAGATGCTACAGGGTTGGAGGGTCACTTACCATTATTATCGGAGATTTGTTAGGATTgtgttttgtcttttctttttctttcctttattagCATTGCTTCTTAATTTATTTAGGATTAGATAACtgcttaattttttataattaatattattaaataagtaaTTGGTTCATTGGACATATGTATAAATTGTTATGTTTACACTTTTATTgtgttaaattaaaatattattctgttgattaatttaatatttatttttgtattaattatttttaaaaattaagatttaattattattaaaatgatatatacatttcaaaattttaattttaactttttaaaaattttatattcttattaaGTAAGATTAGATTAACCGATTTAACTTGTAATTTATCAATTAAATCAGTAACTCAATAATCTAATATTTAAACTCTTCGATTGTCGattcaatttttaataactatAGTGTGGGAGAAGGGAGTGCACAGTTTTCTAGAGTTGGCACTTGGAACGGCTCCAATAATGGAACATCAAAGAAATTAGCACTGGACATTAGTGTGAAACTTAGCTTATCGTGGAAATTAACTTTAACATTTCAACTAATATTTTGTTATAGTTAATTTGGATTagtcaagtagttaatttattatctatttaaataagtataaaaaatttaaattttattttgtacatagaataatttatagatcaataataaatatttaaataaaattttgatttgttACAGATTAATCTTCTATTTGTCCGATTAAATACTGTGCACAAAATAAGACTAATATTTTGTTGTCAACCATGGAGGATATTAAACGTCCCTTTAGTTAGTCAAGGACACTAGAAATCACATctataaattaattagtgattggTTCTTAACTCCTTACCATACATCGTCCATTGTCCAGTACCATACATATCCAAAACAAAATTGTTTTATAATAACAATCGTATTTATTATAAAGAGTATAgagataacaaaatttttttatattttagtgtctaaaatatttttttcacgtgtaatatacataatatatatatatatatataaagcataTTTTTCACGTATATATATACCCCTGCCCAAATTGAGCTTTATCATCGTCCActgataaatatatataaaacatttattccattagcaaaataaaaaaaaaaaaaaaaaaacctacaaTGTCTCTTGGAGCTGCTTCTGTTCATGAGCGACCTTGTGCAAACTTTGGTCCTAGCAATTGGCAGGATACCTTCCTTCACTATGCTGATTCACAGTCTTTGGTATGTTCTTTATCACTGACATGCATGTATTTCTTTAAAGGATTTATAGTATATGCATGTAAATGCTCCATAAAACTTCATTCCCCAATAATTTTAAGGGTTTTGAAATCTACTTGATCGCCaccaatatataatattatatttcaaTTAAGTTGTTTTTAAAATCAGAAGACTACGTCTTTTAAATACAAATGCTCCAATTCATTAAAATTTCACTTCCTGTAAtcattgttattatattattttcaagaAATCAGTTATGAAACAAAAAGTTCAAATCCATAAAGAAACTGAAGATTTATTTATCTTCTAATGATAATTTGGGTAATTTACCTATACAAATTATATCAAcatcaaaattattaaattatcctATACTTGAACTGCCTGTAATCCGGTTACCTAGAATTTAATCGGTTTTGAAGGATTATaagtttcaaataaaaaatattttttttggttcttgaaatttaattttgcGAGATCGGttagttattttattaattatctcTTTTAAAAACATACTTATGTGAGCCGTTGAttattaatatatcttttatttaatttttataaataaaaaaatttaaaaattattaatattttttaattttacataataaatttatccaatgtatttaaaaaaggtaacaaaagaaaaactaaataacATTGACAATTATTTCTAAAAGACAACgaaattcctaaaaaaaataATGTCAATTTTAGTTGACTCTTAACAGATAAATCAACAGTTTAACATACTTTATTCTATTAATACAGAAAAAATATTGACAGAAAAATTAATAAAtctcataaaaataaagatcaatagacaaaaatattaatatttttttattaaaaacctcATTATCTTTTAAACTTATCGTAGAAAccgtttaagattttttttttctttttatattggaTTCTAACTCCAATAAATTTTGATCCAAATGTTTCTGGACACTTCTTGCAGTGATCCAATACTTTTAGGCTTCAATTTTTCAAGATTTGCAATTGTGATTTTTCATTTTGCTACATCAGAATAAAATTATCCCTTGCCATGTTATGACTAAGGATGACAATAAAACAGATAGAGGTAAATTTTTGTCGTATTTGATCCCACTTAGCTTTATTCTACAATAATTTGCGGAGAAATTGTTCTATTCTTATTCATaggtaataaaaaattaaactctaacttatttttataaatattcatttcactcttataattattaaaatttaataaattaaattaaattttaaaatttatataatcattattatatatataacataaattaaaataaaaacttaagagtaatataatattattaattattttacttatatattacatattatatatattatattaaaattatatatatactagaGTGAGTAGGAACGGGTATTATTTAAACTCGACTCTCTCTAAAATTCTATCTCGCTAAAAATTTTATCTGACAAATAGAAGTAGAATAGAAGTAAAATTTTATCTCGCTAATATTATCATCTCTAGATATGACATTCACTGATTTTATAATATAACTCTTTTTTGCACCTATACTTCTTAAATTTGCAACTCatctttttttggatttttttttattgtaatctCCTTCAGCAGGTGCGATTCTCCTTTatcataattttccttttgagctTTGTCCATTTCTCCCTTGATTTTTTCCGTCTTCATTTTTAACGTCATGATTTTTTTCATAGTATTTTTGCATATGAAACATTTTTACCAAACCCAAGTGCAAACTAAAGTCATCAAGTAGTATTATATTTGTAATAATAACAGtgcttatttaaaataataatttgagcCTAATAACAAAGAAGATTCTTCTTTGAAATATGATTTCTAAAATTTGGTTTCTCCTTTAATAATCTCTAGATCTGTCCTTGATTTGATTCGTCTCTATTCTTTGATGGTCATgccaaaaaaaattgaatgagaTAGTTTCATTTAGAAAAGATACTTTTATTTATGAGAGAATTgactaaaaattttatatatatatatgattaaaacATAAAGTATTATTTGTATTAGTTTGATTaatatcaaatttgatttaagaaacaaataaaaccaATGAATTCGCAACAAATAATCGTCACATATCATATATAGAGATAAAGGacatttgaatttgttgattttttactCTTTTTGAGTTAAATATTAAATCGAAAACATTTGCAGGGAGTGAACGAAAGCATGAAAGAAGAAGTtcaaatatacaaagagaaagtgaAGATGTATCTATCTTCTAATGACAATAATATCATATAAAAACTAAGcttaattgactcaattcaacgTTTGAGTATATCTCATCATTTTGAACGTGAAATTGATGAGATATTACTACAAGCCCACAATGATTTTACCAACAATGACTTTGCAACAGAGGATCGTGACCTTCACTTTATTGCATTATGTTTTCGTTTACTCCGACAAAAGGGATATTATATTTCATCAGGTATATatgtaaaaatttaatattttatcttatatataaTTGCAgtacaaaaaaaatatctattattAATTATGGATTCACATTAATTATGTGAATTATATAGATATTTTCAACAAATTCAAGAATAAAAAGGGAGAATTCAATGAACTAACTATTATTCAAGATGCTAAAGGAATATGGAGTTTGTATGAGGCTGCACAATtaagggtttatggggaagataTATTAGAGGAAGCACATAAATTCACATACAATAAACTGAAGTCCATCACCAATCAATTGAACCCATCTTTAGCTGACCAAATCAATCAGAGTTTAGAACAACCTCTTCACAAGGCAGTTTTAAGAATGAGGGCAAGGTCATATATGTCTTTCTACGAAGAAGATCCTTTGCATGACAAAGTTCTTCTAAACTTTGCAAAACTAAATTTCGATATGCTCCAGAAATGGTATCAAAAAGAAATTGGTATTACCACCAAGTAAGTATATAAATCTAGACAAGTACTCCTTATTAAAAAAGAGAAGGAATTTCCTGTGATGAACAAGATATAACTTTTTGCATTATTATAGATGGTGGAGAAATTCAGAGTTTGGGACAAAGGTCCCTTATGCAAGAGAGGGGATAGTTGAGTTATACTTTTGGCCATTTGCTATAAACTCTGAGCTTAAATATACTACTTTTAgagttgtgacaaccaaagtaAATCAATGGATGACTATAGTTGATGATACTTATGATGCTTATGGAACAATTCAAGAACTTAAGCTCCTCACACTGGCAATTCAAAGGTTTGATTTTACTAAAACAAGAATTGACCAATTTTACATTAtgctatttatattttaattaaaaaggatCCAAAATGATCATCTTAATAATTCAATTCCATGATTATGTCTCTTTCTTAGTTTTTAGCCCTTTTGTGTTTCAGATGGGATATTAGTTACATTGCATCTCTTCCAGAGTGTTTCAAAACTATTTTTAATGCAATTGTGGAAGTCACTGATGAAATAATAGAGTTGAGTGCTAGAAATGGAGAAACAAATTTGGTGTTGCAATGTGTTAAACAGGCGGTAAGCTTTATTTCTTAGTTTCAAAATTAAGTATCATTTTCATTAACAGAAatatttgttaataaaaaaaaattagctaaaGACCACCAGAACctactttatttatttagttttcattaaTTGTTACGACTATTAATAAATactgaataaaataaattttaatttttttgtcttcctagtACTACCGTTCCATTAATTATTCTATCTACAGTTGTCTCATTATGTACAAGGTTACATTGTTGAAGCAAAATGGTGCTATGAGAGTTATATTCCGAGCTATGATGAGTACAAGGTTAACGCAGCTTCAAATTTAGGATACCAAATGCTTGCAACAACATTTATTGCTTTCGGAGAATTTGCAACAAAAAAAACTCTTCATTGGATTTCTAATAACATTCCTCTCATCCTACAAGCTTCGTCACTTGTTGCCAGACTCAAATGATTTGGCCTCACATAAGGTAGAGATATTAATTTTGGAAAGGttagatatataataatttatatgtattttttttataaatttgttttttaagaaattaattttaaaaaaataacaaataaatctttgaccttttaaaattttgataaataaagttctcaaaaattttaattacaaatacaTTTCTAATATTTATAAACAGCGAAAAGATATGTCTCTCCGTTCATTTGTCTCTCCTAAAACAAACGGAGATGGCTGACACTCACATGTCCATAATGGAATTACGTGTCTATTATTGTGCTAAAGTGTAATCTCTCTAAAAAAGTTAGAAGATAAATAGATCCATGTGCTCccaaaacggcgccgttttgaGAGCTGCCTTAAATCTTCAAATTCTAGTCAGACTCCATTGCAGTGCCGTTCATCAAGTTTAGAGATAATCCCCTTCTCAATTCAATCTCAACACATAAATAACATTGTCATTGTTATGCTAAACCAGAACTCCGTTTACAAAAACTTAATCTTTAGCTGCTTTCTTGTAATACAAACACTAAAAGATTTAACCTTTTTACATCTGTTGCATGGAATTAAATCCTCGCATTTTGAAATGAAATCAATGCTTCACTTTCAAGAAGGGAGCTTCTCTCAAAAGACCAATGCTTCGCTTGTCTCACTGGAAATCCCATCGACGACTGTTGGTGGTGCGACCCAAACTGGTGAACAAACCGACAGAAGCTCACCGATTGTGGCATCTGGTTCGGGAGCAACGCAATGGGTAGAAAGGCGGCCAGATCTGCTAATGAAATAGGGGCGGCAAAACCAAGGTTTTCAGTCCCTTTTCATGGGTAAATCGGCTATGGTGCCCCGAAGTGGGTAGGAGCAGGTTGAGTTCGTATCGTTGTGGAGCAATAGTCACATTCACCCTTGGAACGTGGAACGTCTTTGAGGAGAAATCCTTTCTTGAAGTTCAACAAGCTTTAAACAGCTACAAGATGGTGAACGGTCGCAACGCCAATGTGCACGTCACCAGTCACAGCTACATCATGTTCAAGTACGTCTCGAAAGTGATCATCCACAATATCCACATCCACGATTGCAAGCTAAGCCCTCGGGCAACACCAATGTAAGAGCTTATCCAACCCACATGGGGTGGAAAAGGAGCCTTCGACGATGACAGAATCTCCATCTTCGGGTCACGCAAGATCTGAATTTGACTAGAATTTGAAGATTTAAGGCGACTCTGAAAACGGTGATGTTTTGGGAGCACAAGGACCTATTTGCCCATTAACTTTTTTGAGGAGATTATACTTTAGTACTGTAACAGACATAGCTCCGTTATGGACACGTGAGGGTTAGCTCAGCCATCTCTATTTGCTTTAAGAGAGGCAAATGGACAGAGAGACGTATCTGTCTGTCGTTTGCAAACTTCAAGgatgtatttataattaaaatttgtgaaTGATCTATTTGTCAAAGTTTTAAAAAGTCGTTCGGGcctatttatcttttttcttaattttgtaaTATAGTATTAGAGATTTTATgacaaaaaagtttaaaatttgatatttagtgatttgaaaaaataaattaatataggacaaataaaaaagtgaaaatagaacttatacaaaaaatttaacaaataaaaagaaagaaaactcttGTTTGAAATCAaaagtatattaaaaatataatcatttatgtttaggtgttaattaatataaaatattttgaaaataataaataattttaaataactaaCAAATATTTATAACCAAATCTAACTAAATacttttaggtttaattactctactggtccttatagttttgtaaaatttttaattaggttcctatacttttttttttaattgagtttttacaccaaattttttttaattgggtccctatactttttttttcttttatttaggtccctgtaccaattcttttttttagttgggtccttataaaattaagccaattactactaagagggacttaattgaaaaacaaatttggtgcagggacccaattaaaaagaaaaaaaagtatagggacctaattgaaagttttacaaaactatagggaccaatagagtaattaaaccatacTTTTAACtaggggtggcaatatgtacCCTACCTGCGGATACCCAACCCGACCCCACCCGAtcgggtagggttgccaacccgatccgcagcgggtagggtagggtgcgggtagggttctcgtgcgggtcgggtaggatgcgggttgagcctcaactctacccgaccaacccgcactctatatatgtttatgttatatacttatataaaaatatgttttaagtgaaTGTTGAACCAAAGACCTTTCACTAAATGCAAAATATTTTTAACCACTAAaagaaatcattaattgataatttaatatctttttttacaaaaaaatcagttctattttaaattatcatcaagttatataataatattgtatattttttataacccgcgggtagggtcgagtacccgcgggttaagagcgaatagggttagggttgggatATTCTCAACCCGCGAGTAGGATAaggttgagtttatataaaaatctcaacccgcGAGTAGGATTAGGATTGGATCCAAACCCTATCCTATCCTACCCATTGCCACCAATTTTAACcatatcttttccttttcttactCGTATATTTCCATGTTCCTTCTAAATAGAACCTTAATCACTTTTTCGTCTGCTCACCCAATAGCACGTTGTCACTTGTCATCATTGTTGtgcatcttttccttcttcttatactctttttccttttttcttctacTCATCATTCTTCTTTtacatttctttcttcttctcttgtatCTTCTTTTCGTTCTTTGATTAGATTTTCACTTTCTAGATttgctttttttataaaaagtgtaGTTGAGCTGAtcggataaaattaaaaatgctTATACACATATTATTAGATCTCTGTTTCTAAATCATGGGCCTATACTATCTTATTTTCCTAAATATTTGAACCAATTATTTGTAGTTTGAGCAGCAAAGGAAACATGTTGCTTCTTCGGTAGAATGTTGCATGAAGCAATATAGCTTTTCAAAAGAGGAGGCCCATGCATTCATCAAAAAGGATATCAATAATTACTGGAAGGATATGAATGAAGAGTACCTCAAGTTAAGTGAATATATCCCAAGGCCAGTCCTTGATTGCATTGTTAACATGGCACGCATATGTGAGTTTCTATATGCGAACTCTGAGGATAAAGTTACAAATTGTGCACTCTTCAAAGACCACATTGTGGCACTACTTTTGGATCCCGTGGTCATGTAGCAGTTTCATGGTCCTAAGCTTTTGGGTTCTACCGGGATCAATTCTCCTTAATGCTTAATAAGGAGCTTTAATAATATGGATGTTGTTCACCTTCTctgttattattttttgtttaataaaatagCTTGTTGTGGCAGCTAGTGTTATATTGAACTTCTTTTAAATGCTTCTTAAGAAACAATTGTATtgaataatatatttaacaaGGAAATacaattttttgatattttatagtttatttatattcaattttaagCAGAAATAATCTTCAATTTAgtctctaaatttttatttaatcttcAAATTTTACAAACATGACTCTCATTAGTTCTTGAGATAATTTTCAATACACGAACGTTAATGGAATACTACTGACACAAATAATTAGATATCACGCTATAGAATTTATAAAATGACATCGTATTGCTtgtttttggaagaaaaaaaatttcaataaatacaACTTAAAATATTGTTTTTGTTTATTCAAGTGCCAAAACAAAAACATCTGTTTTACTGAGTTCAAGATGGTATCTGACATAACTTACCTTTGTAAAGTTTGAGAACTAGATAAAGACAATTAaaactttaaatattaaattgatactcgcatataataaatttaaagaccaattaaattaaatattatctctTTTAAGCATCCGACAACCgtatgtcaaaaaaaaaaaaaaaaaccagtagCAGCCATTGCTCACTTTTTATTTAACGAAACAGCTAATAATCTTATtcgtttaataataataataataattattagggTGTAATAATAAGTATGGTTTTTCAATATATTTAAACTATAAACTTTCTCTAACCTAATATTATACCTCAGAGTAAAACTTGTTCTAAGTGTCCATTTATATAGTTTCAAATTGCAATATATATAGTGGCTGCTCTAGATCAGCTCAACTACACTTTTCATAATGTCCGATCTTATCATCTTTATGTAATCACTCATCACTACTCGT contains:
- the LOC140181547 gene encoding sesquiterpene synthase Cop-like, which produces MRARSYMSFYEEDPLHDKVLLNFAKLNFDMLQKWYQKEIGITTKWWRNSEFGTKVPYAREGIVELYFWPFAINSELKYTTFRVVTTKVNQWMTIVDDTYDAYGTIQELKLLTLAIQRWDISYIASLPECFKTIFNAIVEVTDEIIELSARNGETNLVLQCVKQALSHYVQGYIVEAKWCYESYIPSYDEYKVNAASNLGYQMLATTFIAFGEFATKKTLHWISNNIPLILQASSLVARLK